In Sander vitreus isolate 19-12246 chromosome 8, sanVit1, whole genome shotgun sequence, the genomic window GCCGTGATTCCATGAACTAGCCAAcagtctgtggttagttcacatCTTTAAAGGtcacctattatgcttttctgtattttctgtcatatctataatgttacaatgtcggATTTTCATGTGAAACACTGCCAAAGCTTCAAACGGTGAGGTAAACGTATTCTAGAAAACAACCACACTGTTCTGAAAGCTCtggttttaactttttttaatacagatgcagcagccatgggcagtataagaaaaatgaagtgttttttttaacattagcaGCTTAGACAGGGAGGCTGAGAGGAAAGAGTTTGAAGTTCAAGGCTGCTTACCAAAGTGTGTCACAGTTATTTAAGTTGTAAAACGTCAATTGTCTGCCTTTATAAGCAATACATTCATGTGTGCATTTTGTCTCAGTGTACTCACCAGTGTTTGGCAGAGATTCGGCTGTTGTTGAGAAAAAGCTGCTGGATTCAGTTGAATGTTTCTTTCGAGAGAAACGGAGAGACTTGTCTCGACTGTACCTCCGCTGTCGCTCAGAAAAACTTTCACCTGCCTATCAGGAAATGTGACATTCCTCCTCTCAGTGCAGCTCTGTGAGGAAGGTGTAACTGCCTCTTTGAAAAGTACCTAGACATAGATTGAAAACAAGATGAGCTTAtgtttcctcttctttcttctaAATGGAAGTGTACAGCAGTCAAAAGAACAAACGGACAACACAACAAAACTGAAAGATTTGCAGAACCATATTGTATCTTTGATGCCTTTATAAGAATACAAAGTTAGGCTCACTGTTTGACAgactaaaataaaagaaatgacagaaaaagggaaaatacacagcattttaaaattaaatacaAGACAGATCACCAAATAATTGGTTATACAGATGAAGCCATCTAAATGTTCCCCTCCAAGCCAGAAAACCGGTTGCCTCCCAATCTCCAGCTCACTTCCAGTGTTCGGATAGTGTCTTGtgttcggatacacttttatgcaccaatttacggtggaaatccctttatttagcctatgtgaagatgaaaaacacagatgataattcaaaatatatcaaaaatataatggaaagaaTGTTGCCGTGGGTCATTGGGCATTTCTAAGAGAGTTTATGGAAATcttggagctttcttagtgggtatactgcgtatacctgcgcatcacgtagactacaccactgaatgAAGCTTTACCACACTGAAGATATCCCCCAGGGACACGTAGCAAATCCAGTTCGGTCCAAGTCAATGATGTCTATTATACAGTAGTTATAGCCTACTGTAGTAATTGTTCTCTAGTCTCTAGTTAGCGTGTGTtttgttagtttagtttgtctATTTAGTTATTGTAATTTAGCCTTTAATTAGGCctgcatttgtttattttacccATGCACGGTTAAAATGTGGCTTATTTCAaaggtccatccatccatccagcttcgtccgcttatccggtatcgggttaTTTCAAAGGTGAGGCTACATAACCATGTTCCTACGGTGGTAATTTcacatacattatattataaaatGAAAAGATGTTTTACTGTCTTGTCATATTTACTAGTTGATATagactgaaaaaaatattaattcaCTGTTCTGATGTAACTCGGTAACAAGTGacccaccgtcgtgatacacaaaatcCTGGGTGagacctgaagttacctcggtaACCCCAAATCTTGCTTCTCTGCTCAAAAGCTACGGCTGTCAGCTATACTGCAATATTTAGGGTGAAATGTTTTCTTGCATGTTACCCAATAAGAGTGTCTGTATCCTTTCGTTTTTTTGATGGGCCATTAACACTTCACCCTCTGTTCTAGCAGCAagaactagggatgcaccgaattcagatttttggggtttggccgaataccgaatcccctggttgaggttctgctgagtcctgaaccccctggttgaggttctgctgaatcctgaaccccctggttgagattctgctgagtcctgaaccccctggttgaggttctgctgaatcctgaaccccctggttgagattctgctgagtcctcgtcccgtcctcagtccatgaacacagtcaacacattaatgaagtaaacagtgactgtccttcctttgccgtacctgaagttgctgcattctggctgctgtctgtagattccttcatgctcagctcgtattcttccagatgtttcataccagatgttgtaacagcggtgatgttgtgtattgtttagggtcctcgccaccaccagactaatcagcattgcagattgaacatgtagctggacttgaacggccttcttttgactgaaagtactgccaaacaacactttttctgctcaccagttccatttccacttcctctcagcctgctgcattgaagctccacctacgtaaacaccttcctgtaatcaacggcgccatcattacgtcgaccagcgtagcgcggagtgacagcgtagggttcagcagaaacccaaccccgtcaaaaagcccaatattcagccgaatccgaatcctggattcggtgcatccctagcaagaacacacaacacacaacccCACCCTACACTGCCAGATAGTATCAAACTGCTTAAACACACACTAAACTGGTGTACTCTTAGCAGTGTAAAATGtgctattttagaaaaaaaaatgtcatgctgCCACCTGGTGTAGTAACTGTTCTGATAATTTACACATAGGATGAATACTGTGAGCATATATACCTAAGTGTGATTTTGAATGACTGCAAGTAGCCTACAAGTGAGTTAATATTCTTAAGAAATATGAATTGAAACTTGGGATTGTTGCAACTCAACAAAAATGATAGATTTGCTGGACCATACAGTCTCTTAAATGCCTTTTTTAAGAATCCAAAGTTAGCTCACTGTTTGCCTTTTGTTACTTCATTAAGAATGTATATGGTACAAAGTCAGACATCATAGATTTCACATAACgtcaaaaaacacagatgacagacTAAATAAATTGAAAAAGATGACGGAAAAGTAGAAagagaaacatttttaataaacagCATTTTTATTCAATTAAATATTAGATAGATCTACAAATAattgtttataataataaaggGTAAATACACTTTTCTTATTATTTACATGGTCCAGagtatttaagtaaaaaaatttaagtaaaaaaaataccttttaaACAGAACGAAGAATTGGCAAATTTAGATTTCTGTACTTGAAATCTACCAAGCAGGATGACATTGATCATAAAATACAATGAATTCACTGCTGTTCAAATCTGTGTTGTAGTAAgaagcaaatgaaaaaaaaggaaagaaaatgagtCCTccaatgttattgttattaacAGACACCGATCCATACACTCAGAAAATACACACCAAGAATATTGCATGATACCCTGCAGTATAGCCAATATATTGCACACTCCCCCTGAGTAAAAAGCCTGAGTATATGTACACCAAACATCACCAGTAAATATACATGTATCACATTAAATGAAAGTGAATCTAGAAAATCAAATGGTTGATCTCAGTGACTGACAGGAGAGATGATCAGAGGGGCAGAGTTTTTACCACCCTCATAAATAGGACCGGGATAAAAGTATGGGTAGAGTTTCTCAGTGAAGGAGTAGCCAGTAAAGGAGTAGATAAGAGCTGCAGCATCAACGTCATAAAAGgagaccagaccctcctcataaTCCACAAACACCCCCACCTTCTGGGGCCGAGACTtcagagacagacggacagcaGGGCCAGCAGCAGCGAGGTACTCATTTTCATTCCTCAACCCTATCACCCAGTAGCCATTCTGATGGCTCAGTATAATAAGTCCCTTCCTGTTGACCGACTCTCTGGCCACTCCTAAATCCCATGAAGTCTTCCCTTTAACCTGAACCTCATAATAAAATCTTCCTGAAGAGAAACTCTGCTTTGCTAAGACGATAACACAAGTATCAAATCTCTCTGGATTGTCTGGGAAATTCTTCCTCACATCACCAAGTTTAACTTGTTTTCCATCTTCAGACAGGATGAGATTAGGATGTGCTGTATCAGGATCAAGAGTCACATCCACGGCATACTGCTGGACCCTCTTCAGATCAAACTCATGGAGCAGGTTCTTCTGTTTCCTGAGTTTCTTCTGCTGAGCCACATAGAGCTGCTCCACCTCAGTGTTTCTCTTCTTCGGCTCAGAGATTCCCTTTTTCCCATCTTTGACGAAGCCTTCAGCCAGTTTTTGTTCTGAAACCATCCACATCACGAAGACAATCATCAGACACACAAGTAAGAACATCCAGGTCTTCAGTTTGGTTCCTAAGTAGACGTCACGGGGAACTTCTTTTGGTTTCCGTTTAGCTGACTGTCTGAACTTAGCAGCCATCTCAGATATCTAAGTATTGACCTGCAGCTCAGGTTTCGTGTTGAAAGCCTTTCTACAGGTGGGACGCTGTTGGGATAATTAACATCCCAGTGACTGGATCAGTGAACACATTCAGACAGATGGAGTACCGAAACTGATCTTCTGAGGacaaaaagtgtgaaaaatCAAAACTGTCATTACATATCTTTTAACTTGTTTCATAAAATCAAACTTTGACAGGCTAAATATGTTTACTTCCACTTAAATATTGATTTTAACACATTTATTACAATTcactgtgatatatttagccagtatttgtctttattatttgttttattgaagcgTCTGAGGGAGCAGAGCTTATAGGAGCCAGTATAAGTTACTACCGATGAAGACCGAACATGTTCTGAGTTTGCTGCTTCACAACAAAAgatttttaaattacaaaataatatgGGGGACTTTTATTGCGAAGAATGTATAGGAAATAAAACCATTCCACCGTTTTACAGCCGCTGCTTTAACCACTCACGCTCACCGGCTTCTAAACAGCAATAGCAGACGCTGTGATGTAAGAACAGGAAAGTCTGTAGAAAAATCCAGattgatctcatgaagtggcgtatgtgtgacacgccaattcatatgccattattggcatgttatcaagacgcatacttgctttttagcgtgtttatcaacgccgtttggcctctattgacttacattaccttgcgattgcgtgtgaatatTCATAGCCATGTGAAGCATTGTTAATGTTGATTTTGAAAagtaacatatatatatttaaacaaacttGGAATTGTTAAGTTGAGAACAGAATTTGGTGCTGTGGTATCAGCACACACCCAACATTAGTGTTTCGCCACTGCCGACTGCTGCCGACTGCTGCCGACTGCTGCCGTCttgcttaaagcaacactagagaacttttcccgcttcggtccccttACAGGTTGGAAGCATAATTGtcccattatgtctcattcgaactacagatccgctacccgatctggcaaacttgcataatgtaatgtaatggacaattccgcttccaacctgtagggggaccgaagcgggaaaagctagtgttgctttaaagctatagtgcgtagtttctgtcgcccctaTAAGGAATCCTAAGTAATGAAATCAACACGTCTGACGCTAGCCTTCAgcaaagatcctctatactCAAGATAGCACATTTCAAGCAGCGGCAATGGTATTAAACGGTACATACATCCTGTCTCTTgaaggggcgtggcctcgtttgaacgtgtagtgaatgaaaagttatatttgaataatttattaatatgatCTTTTGCTttgttagatatttacacaggtaaaagacatatttagcatcacgaagattagttttgttagggcgttcaGGAACGTTacctgacgttagcttctctttgttgccagatctcacaagagtttggtcctgagacagaaacaggtctcaaacaaagttCATTTTCTTTTGATGTGTCCGTTTGAAAAATACCATGTTAgcgtcagaatgttctggagatatatGTTAGCTGTTGTCTtttctcagcggtgacgtaaaacgcatcacttGAGTTGCTGCCGATGAAAGCACCGTAccaagaaatacagagagtttagTGTTGCTGATAGGCTTAAtcagctttgtatcaactcatttggctactgcttttactttgtttctttgttctggATTctagtttttttaactttgagcAAATATTCTATCTCATTGTACTCACCAGTGTTTGGCAGAGATTCGGCTGTTGTTGAGAAAAAGCTGCTGGATTCAGTTGAGTGTTTCTTTCGAGAAAAACGGAGAGACTTGTCTTGACTGCAGCGCTGCTGTCGCTCAGAAAAACTCTCCCCTGCAGTTCAGGAAATGTGACATTCCTCCTCTCAGTGCAGCTCTGTGAGGGAGGCGTTACTGCCTCTTTGGAAAATACCTTAACATAGATTGAAAACAAGATACGCCTTTGTTTCCTCTTCTACAATGGAAGTGTACAGCAGCCTAAAGAACAGACAAGTACAAACAGGCAACATAACAAAACTGAAAGATTTGCAGAAACATACTGTATCGTTGGGAGTGtgcctatggtcccacagccctatgttccctcagccctatgttcccacagccctatgttcccacagccctatggtcccacagccctatgttcccacagccctatgttccctcagctctatgttcccacagccctatgttcccacagctctatgttcccacagccctatgttcccacagcccaatgttcccacagctctatgttcccacagccctatgttcccacagccctatgttcccacagccctatgttccctcagccctatgttccctcagctctatgttcccacagccctatgttcctgcagccctatgttcccacagccctatgttccctcagccctatgttcccacagccctatgttcccacagtcctatgttcccacagccctatgttcccacagtcctatgttcccacagccctatgttcccacagtcctatgttcccacagccctatgttcccacagtcctatgttcccacagccctatgttcccacagccgtatgttcccacagccctatgtttcccATAACTTTGTATCAGATGttatccccctaacccctaacccctaaccctaaaaaatgttgtgggagaATAGGGCTTatattgaagggaaatgtaggaacacaagacctacttttgaaaatgtcctagaactgtgggaacatagagctgtgggaacatagagctgatTATTAATGCCTTTATAAGAATTGAAAGTTCTGCTCACAGTTTCCCTTTTTTTGGAACTTTATTAAGAATGTAAATGGTAGAAAGTAAACAGATTTCACATAACGTCAAAAAAGACAGATGACAGTTATAACAATGAAGGGTGAATACACCTTTCTTATGATTAACATGTTCCAGACTAAAGTAAAAAACTTTTAGACAGGGTGATGACTTGGCAAATTTAGATTTGTGTATATGAAATTTACCGGGCAGGATCATGAGATTAATCattaaatacaataaattaaCATTGCTTTCAAAATACACAATAACATCTGTAAGACTTGATAAAAAAATTAGCTAGTAAAAAGCCTGAGTATATGTACATCGAACATCATCAGTAAATACACATTCATTACATCAAATGAAAGTGAATCTAGAAAAACAAATGGTTGATCTCAGTGACTGACAGGAGAGATGATCAGAGGGGCAGAGTTTTTACCACCATAGTGAGGTTCGGGACTGAAGAATGGGTAGAGTTTCTCAGTGAAGGAGTAGCCAGTAAAGGAGTAGATAAGAGCTGCAGCATCAACGTCATAAAAGgagaccagaccctcctcataaTCCACAAACACCCCCACCTTCTGGGGCCGAGACTTCAGAGAGAGAAGGACTGCAGGGTCAGCAAGAGCGAGGTACTCATTGTCATTCCTCAACCATATCGCCCAGTAACCATCATGAGGAGTAGGTAGAGTACGTACAATCCTGTTGACCGACTCTCCGGCCACTCCTAAAGTCCACATAGTCTTCCCCTTAACATGAACCTCGTAATAAAATCTTCCTGAAGAGAAACTCTGCTTTGCTAAGACAAAAACATAGTTAAAGAATCTCTTTGGATTGTTTGGGAGATTCTTCCTCACATCACTATCATGTACTTGTTTCCCATCATCTGACAGGATGAGATTAGGATGTGCTGTATCAGGATCAAGAGTCACATCCACTGCAGACTGCTGGACCCTCTTCAGCTCGACCCAAACCAGCTTCTTCCTCTGTTCACTGAGCGTCTCCTCCAGCTGAGTCACAGCTTTCACCACTGTCCCCTCATATGAAGGTGGACGGACGTTGACTTCTGTCCAGTCCTTGGTGGGTGGAGCAGCGTTCAGGGAGGTGAAgctctggaggaggtggaggtggtcTTCAGACTGTAAGAGCTGCTCCACCTCAGTGCTTCTCTTCTGCAGCTCAGAGATTTCCTGTTCCAGCTCTGTGATGAAGCCTTCAGCTGGTTGCTTTATcattctcttcttctcttggATCATCTCGACGAGCTCGGCCAGGCTTCTCTCAACAGACTCCATCAGAGCTAAGAAGATCTCAACACCTTCTGCTATCTCTCTGTCAGCATCTTCATCACTGAGCTCCACTGAGTGTTTGATCTCCTGAATCTTCAGTcgtctcttctggatcatctgcAGAATTTCAGCCCCTGTCTTCCACAGCTCAGCTTTCTTTGCTTCATATTCTTCCTTCTGCGGACCAACAAGATGCTTCTTTTGGTCTGAAACCATCCAGGCCATGAAGACACACATCAGACACAGCAGGAAGAACATCCAGGTCCTTCTTTTGGTTCCTGAGTAGACGTCACAGGGAACTTCTTTTTGGTTTGGACACTTGTTGCTctgaactgctgctgctgctggcttccTGTTGAGCTGACTGTCTGAACTGAGCAGCCATCTCTGAGATAAAAGTATTGACCTGCAGCTCAGGTTTCGTGCTAAAACCCTTTTTACAGTTGGGACACTGATAGGGAAGATCAATATCCCAGTATTCAGTGATGCAGGTTTTACAGAAGTTGTGTCCACATGGTATGGTGACTGGATCAGTGAACACATCAAGACAGATGGAGCAGAGAAACTGATCTTCAGTCAGCAGACTGCTGGCAGCAGACATATCAACACTCTGAGGACAAAAGTATACAAGACAAAACTGTTATTATACATCTTTTTAATTAAAGCATTGAAAGTGCCAGGAACCTTTTTGgtttttgaaatgattatttttctgcTGCGCAATCTCATTTCTGAGCTTTGGATGCTGGAAAACTCACAAATATTGGCACACATGTTCTTTTGATGGTCACAAAAGTTGGTGGGGACCTTGTTCTCATCTTTAGAAACATGTatcatgtttaaaatgtgtgtttttgtttttttaagcctaacaggaagtcagccatcTTGGATTTTGTGGTTTAATTTAAGGGACACGTTTGAGGACTTTAGGATCCACAAAAACTCTCAAAATGTTGCCGCCATGTTCAAACAAGTAATTATTTCGATTGATATCACATTTGGGCTTGGGCGTGGTATGTCCATTAACATGTAGGCTGGCTGGGTTGTGCTCTGTCATTGCGCAATAAGTAGGTTATTTATGTGCTTACtctataggtacctgtctaatgtaacATTACTATGTAGTTACCTGTCTATGTATATGGAAGCATGTTGtgtgttgcatgagagtatgtgttgagagatgcttagtttctgtattttgtgttgttttccacatatagactaatgtgtggctCACTATCAACAACACATTGAGtttcgttattttttttaaacgctatttaaaacacgttcagctgcatttccttctCTTGCCCTCCTCCGTCTCTGACacttgtgacacacacacacacacacacacacacacacacagctcctcccacgGTGCGGTGCTTGGTGGCTTAAAAACACCATCGAggcccaccgtgcacacagcgtctgtctccataaaggagagaagacggctggcgaaattcacaagttcacgaaaggttggcaTCTAtctgaacacctttacacaatcacacattaaaaagtgtgctataaaaatattttatattgcgACTACAATGttgagtcccgacccgactcttagcaaacaagcgattgtgcctgctttaggaagttaactagtcgcaagtttgcggtaaaatgcagttgggttgtcgaggtaaAAACACtttatgtagcagctgtgaatccaataaacttattataaataatgttaagtCACTTTTTTTACTCtgacactgaatgtttgctgcttcaatccagatgagtattgaaaagtattttccgcgactgaaaaaggcccgtgttgaggatgaggagcagcctgaaccggaggtatcggTCTGAAACAGTCCCACCAGtggaattagttatgttattaatttgttgacaacattttcaggcttcaaccagtgaaagacaggctcagagagagagattcgttaggcattgaagtaggagaggaggacagcatgcAACAGCCCCCCTAATGTGTTGAAGGCCTTAAtttggacatagttgctccacTATTCCTGAAATTCAGTACACACATTGCTCTCATCATTTCAAACATATTTACTATTTGCTTTCCTTAGCTCTGCCCAACTGGAAGTCAGCCATTTTGAATTGTATGGGTTTTCACGTATTTTATGCAAAATTCCTTCAAACTCCTCCTACAGGGTATATcggatttcttttaaatttggTTATGATCCTCTGACTAACGTGACCCTAAATTGCGAAAGATTAGGGAAGGGTGAGGGCCAGTTCATCTCTGCTTACAgctttaattatttgttttattgaagcaTCTGAGGGAGCAGAGCGAAAGAAAATCTCCTTCTCTGTCCAAAGACCTTGAGGGTCCTATCTTGAaccaaagcccgacgcaagtctCTTTGCTAGTtgaagaccgacccagttgtcagtttcccgccCAGCGATCCGCGTCgcttaaatagcaaatgcacctacacccatctgtggaccatgctggtcttacagggaggtgtgttcaggtgcattctgggcgtgctggtcttacagggaggtgtgttcaggtgcattctgggcatgctggtcttacagggaggtgtgttcaggtgcattctgggcgtgctggtcttacagggaggtgtgttcaggtgcattctgggcgtgctggtcttacagggaggtgtgttcaggtgcattctgggcgtgctggtcttacagggaggtgtgttcaggtgcattctgggcttattgctatcttgaggcagcaggaagtgatggcaccattgaccaacaaaaacctggtctaaagtcaataacgcagcatttcattgttattttaacagagcattagtaaaatgctcctaggctcgtgcacagcacgtgcacactatacttgttacacacacagggacgcacagcagcacacacacatgcagaagattacaaataaatatattacggtgcaaatcctcatCATAACAGCagtgctccaaggtccaaacgtgcCTGGCACAGCACTGGTTGGTGGGGACATGAACCAGTGGGGATgatgatttcggggctgtttcatgttaaacaaaaaggattttacaAAACAGTGGTTACATAACCTTTGAAACGAGCCTGTACTTGCATGTGAGTAATACTTCAAACTAATAGCACTATATCCCTGCTTACAAAGGCAGACAGCAGACAGTGGGGctgagcgttttttttttttaagttgtaaaATGTCTATCTGCCTTTATAAGCAATGGCAGATTAAATCAGACACTGTACTCTGTTTGGAAACTCAAAGGGAAGCTAGGctagttagcttttagcaggcCTACTTTATCTGCTGttagtttgtttctttgttctggATTCTGGTTTGAACTATGAGTA contains:
- the LOC144521644 gene encoding LOW QUALITY PROTEIN: E3 ubiquitin-protein ligase TRIM39-like (The sequence of the model RefSeq protein was modified relative to this genomic sequence to represent the inferred CDS: deleted 1 base in 1 codon); this translates as MSPPTSAVPGTFGPWSTAVMMRICTSVDMSAASSLLTEDQFLCSICLDVFTDPVTIPCGHNFCKTCITEYWDIDLPYQCPNCKKGFSTKPELQVNTFISEMAAQFRQSAQQEASSSSSSEQQVSKPKEVPCDVYSGTKRRTWMFFLLCLMCVFMAWMVSDQKKHLVGPQKEEYEAKKAELWKTGAEILQMIQKRRLKIQEIKHSVELSDEDADREIAEGVEIFLALMESVERSLAELVEMIQEKKRMIKQPAEGFITELEQEISELQKRSTEVEQLLQSEDHLHLLQSFTSLNAAPPTKDWTEVNVRPPSYEGTVVKAVTQLEETLSEQRKKLVWVELKRVQQSAVDVTLDPDTAHPNLILSDDGKQVHDSDVRKNLPNNPKRFFNYVFVLAKQSFSSGRFYYEVHVKGKTMWTLGVAGESVNRIVRTLPTPHDGYWAIWLRNDNEYLALADPAVLLSLKSRPQKVGVFVDYEEGLVSFYDVDAAALIYSFTGYSFTEKLYPFFSPEPHYGGKNSAPLIISPVSAVTPPSQSCTERRNVTFPELQGRVFLSDSSAAVKTSLSVFLERNTQLNPAAFSQQQPNLCQTLDQTLVRSGNKEKLTSEQKLAEGFVKDGKKGISEPKKRNTEVEQLYVAQQKKLRKQKNLLHEFDLKRVQQYAVDVTLDPDTAHPNLILSEDGKQVKLGDVRKNFPDNPERFDTCVIVLAKQSFSSGRFYYEVQVKGKTSWDLGVARESVNRKGLIILSHQNGYWVIGLRNENEYLAAAGPAVRLSLKSRPQKVGVFVDYEEGLVSFYDVDAAALIYSFTGYSFTEKLYPYFYPGPIYEGGKNSAPLIISPVSH